A window of Cyclopterus lumpus isolate fCycLum1 chromosome 14, fCycLum1.pri, whole genome shotgun sequence contains these coding sequences:
- the LOC117742778 gene encoding odorant receptor 131-2-like → MGGFINMSNATQTNTIVGLRGILELVLFSAPITVPCCVFLFINAIMLFTLRSKLVFRETSRYVLLFNLLCADTMQMALSQLLYLLSACRVRLTYPVCGVLTMLTDLTNEISPLTLVAMSLERYVAVCFPLRHTAIITMRNTAGAIIVVWAFSSLNILIRVILLLDFPFEDLESLLMNDFCSKEKLKLSLMSNHYDTAYSYFLFISASLAVTSTYIGVMVAARSASTDNASARKARNTLLLHGVQLGLSLSSTIYSALILAIIKVADRMSILRIQSVLYVCLILFPRCLSTLIYGIRDKTIRSSLMDHLSWRIKRSSHPKAELPL, encoded by the exons ATGGG GGGATTCATTAATATGTCAAATGCAACTCAGACCAACACAATTGTTGGACTTCGGGGAATACTGGaacttgtgttgttttctgcTCCAATCACCGTGCCGtgctgtgtgtttctcttcattAACGCGATCATGTTGTTCACCTTGAGGAGTAAACTGGTGTTTCGTGAGACCTCCCGTTACGTTCTCCTGTTTAACCTCCTTTGTGCAGACACTATGCAGATGGCACTGAGCCAGTTACTGTACCTACTGTCTGCTTGTAGGGTCAGGCTGACGTATCCTGTGTGTGGGGTTCTCACCATGCTCACTGATCTCACCAATGAAATCTCCCCTCTCACACTGGTGGCGATGTCTTTGGAGAGATATGTGGCGGTGTGCTTCCCACTGAGGCACACTGCCATCATCACCATGAGAAACACAGCGGGGGCCATCATTGTGGTCTGGGCCTTCAGTTCACTGAATATCCTCATACGAGTTATTCTGCTGTTAGATTTCCCATTTGAAGACCTGGAGAGCCTGCTGATGAATGACTTTTGTTCCAAGGAAAAATTGAAACTCAGCCTGATGTCTAATCATTATGACACCGCCTACAGCTATTTCCTGTTTATATCAGCTAGCCTGGCAGTCACGTCCACCTACATCGGGGTGATGGTAGCAGCCCGGTCGGCCTCCACAGACAACGCCTCGGCCCGAAAGGCTCGtaacacactgctgctgcatggGGTGCAGCTGGGCCTCAGTCTGTCCTCAACTATTTACAGCGCACTGATTTTAGCTATCATAAAAGTCGCTGACAGGATGTCAATCCTGCGTATCCAGAGTGTTCTATATGTGTGCCTCATCCTGTTCCCCCGGTGCTTGAGTACACTCATCTATGGCATCAGAGACAAAACCATCAGATCCTCCCTCATGGACCATCTGAGTTGGAGAATCAAGCGGTCCAGCCATCCAAAGGCTGAGCTCCCACTCTAG